One genomic segment of Bifidobacterium breve DSM 20213 = JCM 1192 includes these proteins:
- the leuS gene encoding leucine--tRNA ligase, producing MSDNEKSTQTEEPNFRYNAALAQDIENRWQKIWDEKGTFWAANVNGDLKDGKGRNAEGRTAYFAMDMFPYPSGKGLHVGHPLGYLASDVVSRYHRMKGENVLHAMGYDAFGLPAEQYAVQTGQHPRVTTEANIANMSRQLHRMGLSFDNRRTFATIDPGYVRWTQWIFSRIYDSWYDEDATNPSGSKGSARPIAELVAKFESGEKAIPGHESDGKKWADLDQAEQQDILNDFRLAYISKSPVNWCPGLGTVLANEEVTAEGKSERGNFPVFQRELRQWSMRITKYGHRLIEDLDGINWPEKVKLMQRNWIGESHGASVHFTVATADGSKDMEIYTTRPDTLFGTTFAVVSPEHHLLENVPAEWPADVPEDWKGGYANPVEAVKAYRLAAEAKTAKDRVDEAGEKTGLFTGLYATNPITGAKLPLFTADYVLMDYGTGAIMAVPGGDQRDYDFAVKFGLPVIYTVKPLPESGDDLANYEGKAPFVSHDGIVINSFVEATAAKGDALSLDGLRVDDAIAKVNAWLESAGIGKGTVSYRLRDWLFSRQRYWGEPFPIVYGEDGTPHLLPDSALPINLPDVPDYEPRTFDPMDAESDPEAPLSRNEDWVKVELDLGDGVKTYYRDTNTMPNWAGSCWYYMRYIDPTDTKHMVEKDEFDYWMGPNHNKYSGDEGGVDLYIGGVEHAVLHLLYSRFWHKVLFDLGYVDSAEPFHKLFNQGMIQAYAYTDDRGQYVPADEVVEGEPDASGEPTFTWNGEHANREFGKMGKSLKNIVTPDYMYENYGADTFRLYEMSMGPLDESRPWNTRNVVGGMRFLQRLWRNVVNETTGEVHVSEETPDEKTLKLLNNTIAEVTAEMEGMRPNTAIAKLIVLNNHLTGLKAVPRAAVEPLILMLAPIAPHICEEMWNKLGHADSLSAEPWPVADERYVGHDTVTAVVQIKGKVRAKLEVPVDIDPADLEKQARAAVADRLGGKEPRKVIVKAPKIVSIVPAE from the coding sequence ATGAGTGACAACGAGAAGAGCACGCAAACCGAAGAGCCCAACTTCCGCTACAACGCCGCGCTGGCGCAGGATATCGAGAACAGATGGCAGAAGATCTGGGATGAGAAAGGCACCTTCTGGGCCGCCAACGTCAATGGCGATCTGAAGGACGGTAAAGGTCGCAACGCCGAAGGCCGCACCGCCTACTTTGCCATGGACATGTTCCCATACCCGTCCGGCAAGGGCCTGCACGTAGGTCATCCGCTGGGCTATCTGGCCTCCGATGTGGTGAGCCGTTACCACCGCATGAAGGGCGAGAACGTCCTGCACGCCATGGGCTATGACGCTTTCGGTCTGCCTGCCGAGCAGTACGCCGTCCAGACCGGCCAGCACCCGCGCGTGACCACAGAGGCGAACATCGCCAACATGAGCCGCCAGCTGCACCGCATGGGCCTGAGCTTCGACAACCGCCGTACCTTCGCCACCATCGACCCCGGTTATGTGCGCTGGACCCAATGGATCTTCTCGCGCATCTACGATTCCTGGTATGACGAGGACGCCACCAACCCCTCTGGTTCCAAGGGCTCCGCACGCCCCATCGCCGAACTCGTTGCCAAGTTTGAATCCGGCGAGAAGGCCATTCCAGGTCACGAGTCCGACGGCAAGAAGTGGGCCGACCTCGACCAGGCCGAACAGCAGGACATTTTGAACGACTTCCGCCTGGCCTATATCTCCAAGTCCCCGGTCAACTGGTGCCCGGGTCTGGGCACCGTGCTGGCCAACGAGGAGGTCACCGCCGAAGGCAAGTCCGAGCGAGGCAACTTCCCGGTTTTCCAGCGTGAGCTGCGCCAGTGGTCCATGCGCATCACCAAGTACGGCCACCGCCTGATCGAGGATCTCGATGGCATCAATTGGCCTGAGAAGGTCAAGCTCATGCAGCGCAACTGGATCGGCGAATCCCACGGCGCTTCCGTGCACTTCACCGTGGCCACCGCCGATGGCAGCAAGGACATGGAAATCTACACCACCCGTCCCGACACGCTGTTCGGCACCACGTTCGCCGTCGTTTCCCCGGAACACCACCTGCTGGAGAACGTACCTGCCGAATGGCCGGCTGATGTGCCCGAGGATTGGAAGGGCGGCTATGCCAACCCGGTCGAGGCAGTGAAGGCCTATCGTTTGGCTGCTGAGGCCAAGACCGCCAAGGACCGCGTTGACGAGGCCGGCGAGAAGACCGGTCTGTTCACGGGCCTGTACGCCACCAATCCGATTACTGGTGCTAAGCTTCCGCTGTTCACCGCTGATTACGTCCTGATGGACTACGGCACCGGTGCCATCATGGCCGTGCCTGGCGGCGACCAGCGCGATTACGACTTCGCCGTGAAGTTCGGACTGCCGGTCATCTACACCGTCAAGCCTCTGCCTGAATCCGGCGACGACCTAGCCAACTATGAGGGCAAAGCGCCGTTCGTCTCCCATGACGGCATCGTGATCAATTCTTTCGTCGAAGCCACCGCGGCCAAGGGCGACGCTCTCTCCCTCGACGGCCTGCGCGTGGACGACGCCATCGCCAAGGTCAACGCCTGGCTCGAGTCTGCCGGCATCGGCAAGGGCACGGTGAGCTATCGTCTGCGTGACTGGCTGTTCTCCCGCCAGCGCTACTGGGGTGAGCCTTTCCCGATCGTCTACGGCGAGGACGGCACCCCGCATCTGCTGCCGGATTCCGCGCTGCCGATCAACCTGCCCGACGTGCCTGACTATGAGCCGCGCACCTTCGATCCGATGGACGCCGAATCCGACCCGGAGGCTCCGCTGAGCCGCAACGAGGACTGGGTCAAGGTCGAACTTGACTTGGGCGATGGCGTCAAGACCTACTACCGCGACACCAACACCATGCCGAACTGGGCCGGCTCCTGCTGGTACTACATGCGCTACATCGACCCGACCGACACCAAGCACATGGTGGAGAAGGACGAGTTCGACTACTGGATGGGTCCGAACCACAACAAGTATTCGGGTGACGAAGGCGGCGTGGATCTGTACATCGGCGGCGTCGAGCACGCTGTGCTCCACTTGCTCTACTCCCGCTTCTGGCACAAGGTGCTCTTCGACCTCGGTTACGTGGATTCGGCCGAACCGTTCCACAAGCTGTTCAACCAGGGCATGATTCAGGCCTACGCCTACACCGATGACCGTGGCCAGTATGTGCCGGCCGACGAGGTCGTGGAAGGCGAGCCGGACGCTTCCGGAGAACCGACGTTCACATGGAACGGCGAACACGCCAACCGCGAGTTCGGTAAGATGGGCAAATCCCTGAAGAACATCGTGACCCCGGACTACATGTACGAGAACTATGGCGCCGACACCTTCCGCCTGTACGAGATGAGCATGGGCCCGCTGGACGAGTCCCGCCCGTGGAACACGCGCAACGTGGTCGGCGGCATGCGCTTCCTGCAGCGTCTGTGGCGCAACGTGGTGAACGAGACCACCGGTGAGGTGCACGTGTCCGAGGAAACCCCGGACGAGAAGACCCTGAAGCTACTCAACAACACAATCGCCGAAGTGACCGCGGAAATGGAGGGCATGCGCCCGAACACCGCCATCGCCAAGCTGATTGTGCTCAACAACCACCTGACCGGCTTGAAGGCCGTGCCGCGTGCCGCCGTCGAGCCGCTGATCCTGATGCTTGCTCCGATCGCCCCGCACATCTGCGAGGAAATGTGGAACAAGCTCGGCCACGCCGATTCCCTGTCCGCCGAGCCGTGGCCGGTGGCTGATGAGCGCTACGTGGGTCACGACACCGTGACCGCCGTGGTGCAGATCAAGGGCAAGGTACGCGCCAAGCTCGAAGTGCCGGTCGACATCGACCCGGCCGATCTCGAGAAGCAGGCGCGTGCCGCCGTCGCCGACCGTCTTGGCGGCAAGGAGCCGCGTAAGGTGATTGTCAAGGCCCCCAAGATCGTCTCCATCGTTCCCGCTGAGTGA
- a CDS encoding ComEA family DNA-binding protein yields the protein MGVFRNRKTIDANRRLRDLCRAEEAMPVPRSSFGASGRAAAEPPKPPPQSSRAKSIDIPPAAAVSSRSSARSKNGRQSLSDLIGVRSTDAADGAVHRLRDKPRLTFNVHQALAVVLLLVAALGISLTLLIQQSMHLAALSNVAVETPNNANATQQRPQSSSDSDEMTDVEPDPEQLPETQTDENSAVTVDDGLVDINTAGLAELQTITGVGPVTAQRIIDYRKTIGRYASVDQLLGVKGIGSKTLEKIRGQVTVR from the coding sequence ATGGGCGTTTTTCGTAACCGCAAGACCATCGATGCCAACCGCCGACTGCGAGACCTGTGCAGGGCGGAAGAAGCCATGCCTGTTCCTCGGTCAAGCTTTGGGGCCAGCGGCCGAGCGGCGGCTGAGCCTCCCAAGCCACCACCTCAGTCGAGTCGCGCAAAATCTATTGATATTCCTCCGGCAGCGGCTGTCTCGAGCCGCTCGTCCGCTCGATCCAAAAACGGCCGACAATCACTATCCGATTTGATAGGCGTACGTTCTACGGATGCTGCCGATGGTGCAGTCCATCGTTTACGGGACAAGCCGCGGCTGACGTTCAATGTCCATCAGGCCCTGGCCGTCGTGCTGTTATTGGTTGCCGCGCTGGGCATCAGTCTGACCCTGTTGATTCAACAATCAATGCATTTGGCCGCGCTATCGAATGTTGCCGTCGAAACCCCTAACAATGCCAATGCAACGCAGCAGAGGCCGCAGTCTTCCTCCGATTCGGACGAGATGACCGATGTCGAGCCGGATCCTGAGCAACTCCCGGAAACACAGACGGATGAGAACAGTGCCGTAACCGTTGATGATGGGCTTGTTGACATCAACACCGCCGGTCTGGCGGAATTGCAAACCATTACGGGTGTTGGCCCGGTGACCGCTCAGCGCATCATCGATTATCGCAAGACAATCGGCCGATACGCCTCGGTTGATCAACTGCTCGGCGTCAAGGGCATTGGCTCGAAAACCTTGGAGAAGATACGAGGGCAGGTGACAGTCAGATGA
- a CDS encoding ComEC/Rec2 family competence protein codes for MSKDWALREQGSHDWRMLPVALTMWAASLGSHSAFAWWSEREADALPSDGIGWERLLPGGMACLVLILVVLLAHHLRMRWPGVLAVCIAAACVGSMTTIAADTIAWHDPAMTQARQSSVQSAITATVTAPVVASDQRGYDCQVDVRFSVIVIEGTDRGSVAKARVYADDPYCARMHRGAAYRLAGTLQQARYGRMPLWLLVDGSQPLAQVRDPPLHYALISRMQQEFFMVTEQLPDQGRVLVPGLTMGVLGQDYVGTDSQSMPIHATYANILEDRFRKSGIMHLMAVSGGHFVLLAGLVRRLGRWLLMDRRLTAVMIASMYVLLAAAMFPGDSVTRALIMGMMGAASHAMGRRSQALSALCWTVVGVLVVSPGMSTSYGFALSSAAVLGIVLFAGRLSRVLGHVLPHSLAEMMAMTIAAQLFTLPIQVLMEPELPLLSVPANLLVAPFVGLSTITGLMSLALAWCMPWLAGVFAWVSSWGTLVMERVAMWLGSNEIATLPWKDGVVGAALILLAELGIGALLVLVTRQVKRVRQPEAGLPGMRFGSVWRVRLTLWIEESRRLLSGDSS; via the coding sequence ATGAGCAAGGATTGGGCGTTGCGGGAGCAGGGGAGCCACGATTGGCGCATGCTACCGGTCGCCTTGACCATGTGGGCGGCGAGTCTGGGCTCGCATAGCGCGTTTGCCTGGTGGTCGGAGCGCGAGGCTGATGCGTTGCCCTCGGATGGCATCGGTTGGGAGCGTTTGCTCCCGGGCGGCATGGCGTGTCTGGTGTTGATATTGGTAGTATTGCTGGCCCATCACCTACGCATGCGCTGGCCCGGTGTACTGGCTGTCTGTATTGCGGCGGCGTGCGTCGGCAGCATGACGACGATTGCGGCAGACACCATCGCCTGGCACGATCCGGCAATGACCCAAGCTCGGCAATCCAGCGTGCAGAGTGCGATTACGGCTACAGTGACGGCACCTGTAGTCGCTTCGGACCAGCGCGGCTATGACTGTCAGGTGGATGTGCGATTCAGCGTCATCGTGATTGAGGGAACGGATAGGGGCTCGGTCGCCAAAGCGCGCGTGTATGCCGATGACCCGTATTGCGCGCGCATGCATAGGGGCGCGGCGTACCGTCTGGCGGGCACTTTGCAGCAGGCGAGGTATGGCCGCATGCCATTATGGCTGCTGGTTGATGGCAGCCAGCCGTTGGCGCAGGTGAGAGATCCGCCGCTACATTATGCGTTGATATCCCGCATGCAGCAGGAGTTTTTCATGGTTACCGAGCAATTGCCCGATCAGGGTCGTGTGCTGGTGCCGGGATTGACGATGGGTGTACTTGGGCAGGATTATGTCGGCACGGATTCGCAATCCATGCCGATTCACGCCACGTATGCGAACATACTTGAAGACCGGTTCCGCAAATCGGGAATCATGCACCTGATGGCCGTATCCGGCGGCCATTTTGTACTGCTGGCGGGACTGGTCCGTCGGCTTGGCAGGTGGCTGCTGATGGACCGGCGGCTGACCGCAGTGATGATCGCAAGCATGTACGTGCTGTTGGCTGCGGCGATGTTCCCCGGTGATTCGGTCACCCGTGCACTCATCATGGGCATGATGGGTGCCGCATCGCATGCGATGGGTCGGCGATCCCAAGCGTTGAGCGCCCTGTGCTGGACGGTGGTTGGGGTGTTGGTGGTGAGTCCGGGTATGTCGACCAGTTACGGCTTTGCACTGTCTTCGGCGGCAGTGCTGGGCATAGTGCTGTTTGCCGGGCGGTTGAGTCGCGTACTGGGGCATGTATTGCCGCATAGTCTTGCGGAGATGATGGCGATGACCATCGCTGCACAGCTGTTCACTCTGCCAATTCAGGTGCTGATGGAACCGGAATTGCCGTTATTGTCCGTACCGGCGAACCTACTGGTAGCGCCATTCGTGGGGCTGTCCACCATCACCGGCTTGATGTCGTTGGCTCTCGCATGGTGCATGCCGTGGTTGGCGGGCGTGTTCGCATGGGTGTCGTCATGGGGCACATTGGTGATGGAACGTGTGGCGATGTGGCTGGGAAGCAACGAGATAGCCACACTGCCGTGGAAAGATGGCGTGGTCGGCGCTGCGCTGATACTGCTGGCGGAGCTGGGCATAGGAGCCTTGTTGGTGCTGGTTACTCGTCAAGTGAAGCGTGTACGGCAGCCGGAAGCCGGTCTTCCCGGTATGCGCTTCGGTTCGGTATGGCGGGTGCGCCTGACTTTGTGGATCGAGGAATCTCGGCGGCTCTTGTCCGGTGATTCTTCGTGA